The stretch of DNA GCCAAGCACAAAGACATCTGTTAGTTTGTAGCCATTTTCCTCATTGCTGggtttaaaaagaaactgcaggTTTGATTCTTATGAAGGGGTCACTTTCATGACATCACTGCCTGGCCATTCATGCATTCTGATGATGTCACATTTTTGATTGGAACCCAGGCTCAGTAGGTACTAAAAACGTACCTATTACCAGGTACTAACACTTAATAGAAAACCCTGAGAGCTGAGGTGAGTTAAGCTGAGTAGGTTATAGTGAaaaagtgacacaaaataaCTGTGTTGTAATTTATAATCTGTAGTAATTAGATCCCGTGATTCCCAAGCCACTGATAATGCATGTCAGTGCAAAAATGTGTAGAAACAGATGATTAATTATAGAATAATTTGAGTAAGCTTGGGagaaattatttaatttgtAGTAGTGTCATACATGTTTCTGTTTAAGCAGATGATTTTTGACTTAAATGATAGTCATAAAAATCTAATCACATACTTAGATCACGTgtttaactttctttttcagaaatgCCTGATCTTGAGTAGTTGAATATGGATGCCACCTCAGTAGTTAACGATGTTGGTCGAAGAGAGAGACTAGGCATGAGTTGGCATCCACGTTGGAGAAGAACCTAATCTCGATGCAGTTTCCAAAGTGGCACCCTTAAAGGGAGTGACAGGGAGTGACTGTGGGTTGGAGACATGCACAGAAATCCATAGcaacatacagtgctgtgctttgttgttttgttctgcaTGGACAATTCTGttcaaatgaaaacattgtTCATTGAATTAAATGATCATGTAATGGGATGTGCTGATGTCTTacaacttctctctctctttttgtttttcttctttttgctgaTGTCAGGTTCTGTATTAAATGTTGTGATTtctaatgaaaagaaaaaaagactcaaAAATGCCTATTTTCCAAAAAAGTAGATTTTTTGATAAcagattttttcccctttaatgtttgtattgtaaattgcacatattttctttgttaatttAAAAGGCAGGAGTTCTGcttgaaatgggttttccaaaTGTATGCCAAcataacacaaatatttaacaataatttttttaaaacatgtttcagcatttaaaataaacatgcttGTGCAACTTACAGCTTGTGTTGAGGTTATGGCAGTGGAGTGGTGCAGTTGTCTCATATAGTCATGCCTTTGCAAAGATGAGTTTCTTTATGCTGTTATATGAAACCTTGCACATtacaaaaattaattttcttaCATAGACTGAGCTGATTGCAGAAATTCTGTGTAGTTTACCAAGTTACCCAAATAGTTTAATTATAAATGTATATCACATACAACAAAACTATGCTTGGAGGTTTGTTTGATTCAACATGTGTTGAATTCTTTTGCATTTGTCTCATGCTGTGGGAGTTTGGCTATACATTTCTAATAAACTTTACTGGTCACTGTAATTGTTCTCTTTCCCATAGTGGCCGTAGAGTTGCCTTCCTAACAGCACCATTGTAAATGATGGAAGTCGGTACTGATAGTTCGAATATGCAAGTTCAACTCGATATTGCAAagctgtccctttttttttttttttttttttttttaaattgatatattttttttagaataaagTTTTGTATAGATGTTTTTGCTGGAGCAATGTTAAAGCTAGAAGGATTGCACTTTGAATTATTTGGTTGTCCAAGGTATCATATTCACAGTACATTTTCACACAGAACCAGGACTACAAACACACCCAATTTCTTAAATTGAATTACATAAGGGATCTTTTAGGGGCCAGCACTAAGAGATTTGCAGCAATCAAAAGCTCTTTAGAAGTCCATGTGGATATGTAAGTATTGAACTATAAAGAATtctgaaaaatctttaaaatttcCATGAATTGTGGCTTAATACACAAATCGTATTTAACTTTTACACAGAACTGCACTCAACTTGTCCAGCCTTTCAGGGGTTTCCCATCTCTTGTTTTCTACAATAAACTTTCCATAGTCATAACTACTTAAGGTTTGTGAACTTTGTGTGCTCGATAAACTAATTATTAGTAAAGGGCATAGTATGTTAATGAACTATATCAGATTGTTGAGTGAGATGAGTATCCCTAGTTATTACAACAAAAGCCTGTTATataaaaagatcattttaaGGATGTTGACCTCTTGCTaaagttagttttttttaattatctgatCCATCTCCTGCGTTCTACAATACATGTTTTCACCGCTGTGTGGTGAGTATATTCCAGAGCTTCTAATCTAGTGTGAGATATTTAGGTGCTGCATGTTATGTATGCGTCAGCAGTCTGGACCCAGAGAACAGGAAAACACAATGCAAGCACCTTTTCAGCACCCTCCCCTGTAAAACTGAACTGTGGGCTTAAACCCACAATAGGTGGCTTAGGGAGTCACAAAAAGGCCATAATACTCAATAGAGATGCCCCAACCGGCAAAGTCATAAACTGTcagaaaaaagaagataaacaCTATTTTACATTGGTATTTTTTATGAAAACCAAATGGTCTCTTCCATCATATTAAACGGACAACTTCACAAGTAACCTGCTTTAAGAAATTAATGTCTACAGGTTATATTTGTATATTCCCTTCACACCAAGCAAGCAACCCTggaacacaaataaataaaactctggCCTGTGGAAAAGTAAAATGAGATTCAACATTGAAGACAAACAAATCATAGAAACTAGCAGAAACTGTTACAGCCAGCGTTTTGTTTCCATGCCTGAAAGGAGAAAAGCGGTGAGCTCAGCATAATCCTTTCAAAGCACTGCAGCCATCCCTTTGGCCGTCCTGGTCAGCATGATGCTCCAGTGCAGATGCTCAATGCCAGGCCTGCTCTCCCCTCTTCCTCTCCAACCGTGGATTTTCCACTGCTTTATCTGACCTGAGCCTCCAAACTATTCCAATCCACACAATGTAAAACTCTGCCTAATCAGTTCTGTTGCCACCAACCCAATTTGTACCAATCCACAGCACAAGTGGAGAAATTGAGAAATTGCTCGTGCTTTGTAGATTTCCTCTTTGAGTAGTCAGTGTGAACTGCTCATGTTATTTTACACTAgaggaaattaaaagaaaatcataaaaaaaaataaaaaatcacacACTATTAATATTATCTGCTGTGCTTGGGAACATATATTTACTGGAAACCAAACAAAAGTTCACTGCACTAACAGGCTCTTCCCACCACACGCtcactgcttttattttccagGTTCAAGACCACTACAGTTTCTCAGCAGGGGGTTTCAGAGTCAGCGACTGGGTTTCtgatttgctgttttatttccaCCTCCTCTGGTTGAATTCTTCAGCCAGGCTGTTAAAGAGACACGGGGACTCTCCATCTCCTCCAGTAAACCCAGAGCTGTAGCTGAACCCCTAAAAAGCTGCAGAACCATGTGGCTTTCTAAGATGCTCTAAATCATATATGTTGTCCAaccataatttttattttctggtcCACGTTGATTATTTCTTGGCTTTTCAAGTTAGTATTTTTGTgggtgtgattttcttttttacaataAGCAGAGAGAAATCAAGGCAGGAAAAGGGTTGAATggctttgttttgatttgcagTATTGTGCACTGACCCCTCCCCTGTGCAGTGTGGCACTGCCGTGGTCCTGGGGTATTATAAAAAGGCTCCTGAGCTCCCCCTGCTCTGGTAAAGAGGCTGAATGTCTGCAGGACATGCTTATCGTTTGTTTATCCATGTTCCTCCACTAACAACCAGCGAGGTTGGCATATAGATGCGCAGAGACTGGCATACTGCTCCACTCAGGAGCTCTCTATGACAGAAAGCAGAACAGCAGATTACTTACAGTTGCATGAGAGTTACATGTTAGGAAGTTTAAATTTGGTTGCTATTAGATTTAGAGAGGGGGTTTTGGTTTAAGGGCAAAttttgctctttgttttttAGTGTCAAACGCTGTCATTTTTGTGGAGAAGCAGCTTCTCCTTTTATTTGATTAGTTGTTGACTTTTCATCCCTCCACTCAGAAGTTGCTTTTTTTGCCACCATGTGGGAGTTCAGGTCCATGTCTTTCTGGCGGGCAGTGTTTGCTGAGTTCTATGGCACAATGTTCTTTGTATTCTTTGGGCTGGGGGCGGCCCTCCGCTGGACCACCGGGCCCTACAATGTTCTTCATGTTGCCTTTTGCTTTGGTTTGGCGGCCGCAACCTTCATCCAGTCTATTGGCCACATCAGTGGAGGACACATCAACCCGGCCGTTACCTTTGCCTACCTGATTGGCTCTCAGATGTCCTTGTTCCGTGCTTTCTTCTACATCATTGCCCAGTGTCTTGGAGCGCTGGCTGGTGCTGCTGTGCTCTACGGTGTCACACCCGGCAACATGAGGGGAAACCTGGCCCTGAACACGGTAGGATTACCTATTACCTGCTATTACATAACTTTTTCTCATGCTCTGTTAAATATTAGGAGGACTGACtagaaattaaaacaatttacaAAGTAGGTGCACAAAGCAAGTTTTCCAGTTGTTTTTTGATTAAGAAGATGTGTGGATGCATAAAATGCTAAATATCTGTTTCACTTTCAACCTGTGCTTGTCTCTTTGAATTTATGCACTTCAGAATACAATCCacccctctttttttctgtcttcagctGCAGCCAGGCATCAGCTTGGGCATGGCCACTACAATGGAGATTTTCCTCACCCTCCAGCTTGTCGTCTGCATTTTTGCTGTGACAGACGAGAGACGCAATGGACGCCTGGGCTCTGCTGCTCTGGCCATTGGCTTCTCTGTGCTCATGGGGCATCTTCTTGGGGTAAGAACCAACCTGGAGTTtatacatttgaaaaaatcaCTCTGGGTTCATACAAGGATATTCTATCAAgttaaatatgcattttttttaacacctcactgtctctctgtgtcttttaTCTAGATGTACTACACTGGAGCTGGAATGAACCCAGCAAGGTCCTTTGCTCCAGCTGTTCTGGTCAGGAATTTTGTCAACCACTGGGTAAGATAATTGTGTCTGCCAAAAAATGATGTACTACTAAATTACTTCACACCATAGCATCCTCAGACTAaacaacacttttctactctctGTCATGTCTGTTAACATCAGGTGTACTGGGTGGGCCCTATGATCGGTGGTGCCATGGGTGCCTTGCTGTATGACTTCATGCTGTTCCCCCGTTTCCGTGGTCTTTCCGAGAGGCTCGCCACACTGAAGGGTGCCCGGCCCCCTGAGGCTGAGGGCCAGCAGGAGACCAGGGGAGAGCCCATTGAGCTCAAGACACAGGCCCTATAAGCCTGGAGTTGGAAGATTGGCTTTCTGAACCGCACCCCACCATTGCCTCCCCATCCCTCACCTGTCATGCCTCACTCTGCACCCTCAGTTCCTGGTCCATCCTCAGCCCACACACTGTTTTTGCACACATACCTCCTCCCTGCCTCCTCATATGCTAACATAGATcccaaacattttgttttccttgttctgcATCTAGAACTGGACCTCCTGATTTACAGTGAAGGGGCACCCACAGCCCTGATCATCCTTTTTGATTTCACCACTACCCATCCTACATTCTCTTCTTCCCCCCTTGGAATACAGGACAAAGATGGAGGGTTGGAAGAAGACTTGCCACTGAGGGAAGCACCCTGTGCCCTGTGGTGTGGGGAGTCAGTCATTCCTGGCTGACCAGGTGGCTATAACTGCTCAGGACAGGGGCTGCTATCTctatctttcctttcctttccttccctttctctctcttttctgtttttttttccctccctgtaTTGTAGTCTGCTAGGAGTGAAGCTACAGTAGAGCAGTGGACTTCTGCatgcttttttccattttgatcCAGTGTGATCTCgccctttgtttgttttgttccatgAACTTTGGGTAAATTACATGTAGGTATtgtacttaagtatttatttggCTTATAATCTTTTTTTCGCtgtatgtgtgagtgcatgCGTGATAAGGAGTGAGAGAAAGCGTGCttgcatgtctgtgtgcacgtgtatgcttgtgtttttgttttattgatcatttttatttttcacttctcATTGCCAACATCCTTTGTTTGTgctctgatttttcttttaatttattttgccaGCTTTTTAGGGAACGATGTTCCCTACTGCCCTTGCTGAAACCACAAAAGTTCAATACACCAGTTCAATCAATTCCATGTTTAGagtgatccttttttttttttttttaaattgtaaatgAAGATAATTAGTTTTAGTCCAGCCAGATCCAGATTTGCTTCTCATCTagtgaagcacacacacacatacacacacattcatatttgtattaaaataaacagcagcaacacCCAATATTATTTGCTCTTTTATAAATTACAGTTAAGATTGCAAATCCACATGTTATTTTAGCACCCAAGTATgctaaccatttttttttaagcgggAAATCAGCGAGTTTAAATAATCTATACCATAACCCTAAACAGCTTCTTGAGAAGTTGTTTTGGATGGTGACTTCCTGAGATAATTTTGTTCTCAGAGCTTTAAAGCAGCTTTCATCAGCGATTCGTGTACAGGTGTGTAATACTGGTTTTGCTTTTACCTTTGCGTGTCTGCCATggtaaaacaaagaaagcaaaccTGACAGGAACAAGCGTTTTCTCTTTGGGCCGTGTTGTTTGACATGACTGAAGGGTCGCTGTACATCAGCTTGAGGTTAGAAATGAAAGAGTGCATGAGGTGTGGTGGCTTCTTGCTGGTGTTCGCAAACACCTGGTGACTTCTCTTTTCTGAACTGTGCTGGGTGGCTCTTAAGGAGTGAGATCATTTCACTGGACAAGGCCCTCGGATATTTTGAAGGAGAGAGACGGTCATGGTACGGCGACTGAACTCTTTAGTGTGTTTGTACAGGGCGGCGGATGTACGCTTTTATTTTCATACAGTCTACACATGAGAGAATGAACTTTGAAGTTGAATCGGCCTGGTGTCCCCTCTCTCTTCCATCCCTCCTTCGTTCACCCTACCTCCTCCTTTCATTCGCCAGGCAGCCATCCTGTTCTTCTCTCCTGAGGGAACATCTTCAGCTGCTGGGATGGAGGGAAGGGGGCAAGGTACTGAGATAAATTAGTTACAAATTTCACCAGAGCAGTTATTGAACCAGACATGTAAGCTGATTCTCTCTGCTTCTTCAACAtaatctttttgtgtgtgtgtgatttcccTGGCAGTGGTTGAGtagaatttacattttaatgacctGTTGAAATTAGAATTTGTtttctaatgggaaaaaaagctttgtgATGTACAGTGTATagtgttcttctttttttttttttttttttaaatttcatgacTATTGAAACTGGACAGATAGGGAATATAATATGCTAGCTATACAATGTGTCCTCTTTGGCTGACAGATTATGGAAGTGATGCCAGTTATGTTGTGCAGCAATATGCTTTCATTCAGTGGATGGCCTTTATGGTAACAGGCATACCTTCCCAattattgattatttttatatgtcaaaaaaaaaaatcagaaaattaaGTTTACAACTCCTGTTTTGTCTCCTTTCTTTTAGAGtaagtgtaaaaaaatatatatattggaTTTAGGTATACAGCTTCAGATAGTATTTACCAAAGAAATAAACCTTAGATTTATACAGCAACTCTCCCATATAGTACATAACACATTTCTCACACTCAAACTAAGTAATCATTTTCATAAACAAATCAGATGAAATTATGTGTGTACCACAGTAGCACTAAAAGCTACAGTTCATCTGTCTGCAGCTGCCTGTACTGAAAACTATCCTCCAATGTGCAGTTGCATTCCTGGATCTTGACTTAAGGGAGAAATGACCAATTTCttgtaaataaaatcaaacaaatatttttggctATTTacagaaaaagtgaaattttattTGTCTCCACAGTGAAAGACTATAAGGTTTCTAGTAGTACACCTGGAGTGATATACAAAACTCACTAAAACATATGAAAGGTTAAGCAAGTATACATATCAACTGACCTTAACATCCAACACACCCTTACATGATAACATGCACAGCACTGACAGTGACGGTAGGTAGTGCAAAACTTGCTGTAAAAACAGAATCTCTTTTATGGCTGTCTCTGGCAAACATTCAATGCATATAAACAGCCGTAATCAAAGGAGTTTAAGGTTTAGCCAAAGAAAATCAGTCAGTGTTTTGCTTCTGTACATCACCACAGAGGATTTTAAAACagacaatcaagatgtgattgaagtgcagactttcaactttaattcaagggggtGACTAAAGTATTGCTTTAACTAATTCAGAATTGCAGCCTTTTTATACACTATTACGGCTGATAGAAGTATACAGGGCTGtattctctgctcagattcatcCAACTGCTGCGTAACAGTTCAGACATTTCAATGAGCCCATAGCACACTACAAAGGCAACCCCAACTCACAAACGTGCAACAACTGAAGGCTtagcagagcatctcaatgGAAGACACATTGGATGATGTCTGTGGGTCCTAGATCTCAAGCAGtaattgactgcaaaggattttcatccaagtattaaaaacagttcTTACATTGAACATTATTTTAGTTTGTCCAATCACGTTTGAGCCTCTGATAATGGGGTGCTACATTTAAAAATGGCTGGACGTTCCTGACCAGTTAATGTAATACTTTGGTTgaacccttgaattaaagctgcaagtctgcacttcagtcacatcttgattgtttggtttaaaaaaaaaaaaatccaccgcGGTGGTGTACACAAAGCTA from Archocentrus centrarchus isolate MPI-CPG fArcCen1 chromosome 7, fArcCen1, whole genome shotgun sequence encodes:
- the mipa gene encoding major intrinsic protein of lens fiber a; its protein translation is MWEFRSMSFWRAVFAEFYGTMFFVFFGLGAALRWTTGPYNVLHVAFCFGLAAATFIQSIGHISGGHINPAVTFAYLIGSQMSLFRAFFYIIAQCLGALAGAAVLYGVTPGNMRGNLALNTLQPGISLGMATTMEIFLTLQLVVCIFAVTDERRNGRLGSAALAIGFSVLMGHLLGMYYTGAGMNPARSFAPAVLVRNFVNHWVYWVGPMIGGAMGALLYDFMLFPRFRGLSERLATLKGARPPEAEGQQETRGEPIELKTQAL